A single window of Nicotiana tomentosiformis chromosome 1, ASM39032v3, whole genome shotgun sequence DNA harbors:
- the LOC138908965 gene encoding uncharacterized protein, producing MKKKLEDAKGLWPEILPEILWAYRTTPKTSTGETPYFLVYGTDAVIPVEVGEPTLIYSHESRPRNDESRRQELDEVEERRDMAYIRLITHKQQAERYYNKKAKVRPLKVGDYVLKAKTQEGKDPREGKLGTNWDGPYKITATAKKRSFQLETMKGKLLPNNKNITHLKYFNF from the coding sequence atgaagaaaaaacttGAAGACGCCAAGGGGCTGTGGCCGGAAATATTACCAGAAATActgtgggcctaccgaacaacacCGAAGACAAGCACAGGAGAAACACCCTACTttttagtctatgggactgatgcagtaataccggTTGAGGTCGGGGAGCCCACCCTAATATATTCCCACGAGAGTAGACCAAGGAACGATGAAAGCAGAAGGCAGGAGCTCGACGAAGTCGAAGAACGAAGAGACATGGCCTACATAAGGTTGATCACCCACAAACAACAAGCAGAACGCTATTACAACAAGAAGGCAAAGGTCAGGCCTCTCAAAGTtggggactacgtgcttaaagctaaaacacaagaAGGGAAAGACCcacgggaaggcaaactaggaacaaactGGGACGGCCCGTACAAAATCACGGCGACAGCAAAGAAAAggtcattccaactagaaacaatgaaaggaaagctactaccaaacaacaagaatattacccacctcaagtacttcaacttttaa